A portion of the Bacteroidales bacterium genome contains these proteins:
- a CDS encoding septum formation initiator family protein → MLYQPFMINAMKFTYKIFWNRYFIVLLIFAIWMLFFDQNNIFRQIQLRNELERANEQKQFYLNEIRNDSLFLEQLKNDPEVKEKYAREHYLMKKDDERVFSIIREKKE, encoded by the coding sequence TTGCTTTACCAACCTTTTATGATCAACGCTATGAAATTTACCTATAAAATCTTTTGGAATCGCTATTTTATAGTTCTTTTAATTTTTGCAATCTGGATGTTGTTTTTCGATCAAAACAACATTTTTCGCCAGATCCAACTGCGCAACGAATTGGAACGTGCAAATGAGCAAAAACAGTTTTACCTCAACGAAATCCGAAACGACAGCCTTTTCCTTGAGCAGCTGAAAAACGACCCCGAGGTAAAAGAAAAGTATGCCCGCGAGCATTACCTCATGAAAAAAGATGATGAGAGGGTCTTCAGCATCATCAGGGAAAAGAAAGAGTAA